The sequence below is a genomic window from Nostoc flagelliforme CCNUN1.
GATTTTGGTGAGCTTAGGAATATCTTGAAGTAATGCGTCTACTGTACCTGCTGGAAGCTTATTAAACGCTTCATCAGTAGGTGCGAAGACGGTAAATGGCCCAGGGCCTTTCAGTGTATCTACTAAACCAGCTGCTTGGATTGCTGCAACTAGTGTGTTGAAAGAACCATTATTAGCGGCGGTGTCAACAATATTGGCCATGTGCTTTACCTAGTTCTGTGTAACTTGTTACAAATCTAAACTATTTATTTAATAAAATCTATCTATCGTTAGACGTAGTCCGAATAAAAATTTTTATTGATATCATAAATAATTGTCTATATTTTTATAAATAGAGAATTACATATACAATGTCTGGGCGGATGAGTTACCAGTACTTCTAGGATGCGTAGTTTACCACCGCAGGCATCGCTCCTTTTTTATACAGAGGCAGGAGCGATCGCTATATAATCATAATCTCAAGAAAAAAAGTACGTCAACATAATTAATAATGGTTCTTCAGTACTTGTTATGCCAAACTAATAAAAAGAATGCCAATTTAATAAACATCTAACTCTGAAGTTTTCAAAATTTCTAAATCCATAACAAGAACGTTTAATCAGTTTAAGTTTGTTATTAATTCCTTCAACCACACCACTATTTGTCCCATTATCAAAGTAAGCAATAACTTCATCAAACCAACGGATAATAGTATTGTTACTTTTTGGGAAATATTTTTTAGCTTTCGACAACCACATACCTAGTTTAAACACTCCCGTATACCAATCATTTGTATTATCAAAAATTTTTCTAAACTTTTCTTTTATTTCATGCATTACTTTCAAAATAGGAGATATATTTTTAACTTGAATAAGTTTATTCAATTGCTCTTCGCTTAAGTTATCTTCATTTTTAAGCAAAGGATATTTACTACTTTTTAATCCTAATAATATTTGTTCATATTCAGCTTTCTTCTCTGCTAATTTTGTTTTTTTGATTAGCTCTTCTACATTTCGTTTTTCTCTTTTCCTTTGTGTATCTAACTCTTTATTTATCTGTGTCATCACATGAAATCTATCTGCTATAACTTGAGCATTTGGCATTAATTCTATAATTAAGTTTTTATACCCCTGCCACAAATCTATACTTACTTCTTCTATTTGTTCTAAAACTTCAATTCCCCATTGTGTGAGGGTTTCGCCTATCACTTTTTGTGTGCGTAGGCGTAGCCCGTCGTAGACATCGCCTAAAATTGCAATCAGATTTGATGTATCTAAATCTACTAGTACTGCACAGTAGTGACCTTTTCCTTTAACCAGAGCTATCTCATCAATTCCAAGTCTTTTTAAGTTTAAAGGTTTTGAATCTGATAATTGTTCTGATGCATCCTTTAAGATCCGTTCTATTTCTTCTGTTGTCAGTATTCCTTTTGAGGCGATACTGTGAATATCGTTTTCTAAAACTTCTTGTATTATTTTGTGAGCAAGACGTTTTGTATAAGTCCTTTTTCTTCTCACAAAATCTAGGTCTTCGCTAAACGGTTTTTTACATTTATCACATTTGAATTGTCGCCTATTAATTTCTAAAAATACTGGTTTGTCTCCAAAGGGTAAATCTTTAACAATGTATCGATGATTTTGATGCAATTTATGGCTTTTTGTACCACATTTAGGACAAATACTATTTGATATTTTCGATTCGGTTTGTAAAATAATTCCAATCCCATCATGAAGACGATGTGATATGACTTTTACATTCTCTAAACCAAGAAGTTCTGTTAGAATTTTAATATCTTTTTTGTTGACCACGACTCTAAATACACCAAAAAATATTATTGTTATATTTATATCAATTAACAAAAATGCCTTAAATGTCAACTCTAATAAAGGTTTTAGTTATTATTTGATATGCTTTTCAACATAATATTACAATATTTAACTAATAATTTGGCATAACAAGTACTGAAGAACCAAAATTTTTAGACGACGCTGCACAGTTACCGCCTCGATTTGGCAGCACTTACTAAAATAGCGATCGCAGCAAAGCGTCCACTGCTCTTAAGGCATTAATGCCTGTAATCATTATGGAGTATAGGTTAGAGCTTTTCTTAGTGCCATTCATTCATGGGGTTTAGCACTGATTCGGGCTTTTGAGCTTTATTGTCGAGCCTAGTTTTGATATCTAACTAATAATTTGGCATAACAGCTACTGAAGAACCATTATAAATTAGTAATTCATAATTTCAATCAGTCTTTTCTGACACTACTAGCATTCAACTTTCAGATAATGTTTGCTTAATGTCATAAAAGCGATATAGAGGTATTGACAAATACAGTAGCTCTAAATCGATTGTGAGAAAATAATAAGGGTGTAAATTTAACTAAGTATTGGGTGCAAAATGTAGAGACTTTCGCTAACTGAATTGAACGAAACCTAGCGAAAACCTCGTGAAATCAAAGGCGCATTTACACACAAACTTATAAGGTAATCAAAATGACTTACGATTCAGAAGATGTACAAAAAATCCTTCAAATAGCACTCGCTCGTAAACAGGAAGGTGGATTTTCACGAGAACAGCTTAGAGAAATGGCATCTGACTTAGGTATCTCTTCTGATATTTTGGAAGCAACTGAAAACAAGTGGTTAGCTGAAGAAGAAGAGGAACGTTTGCGACGCACATTTAATACTTTCCGACGCAGAACCTTTAGGGCAAATTTAGTTAGCTTTGTAGCGGTAAATTTATTCCTTATTCTTTTGAATCTAATAACTAGTCCTAGTTATTTTTGGGCTATCTTCCCAGTATTAGGATGGGGGTTAGGACTATTTTTTCATTGGTGGAGTGTTTATCAGAGTAAATCGGATGGTTATGAGATAGCTTTTCAGAATTGGCGTGCAAAAATTTAACTCCTCCCTACTTTTAAGAATGGAGATGCCAATAAGATGCTTTAAGTTTTAAAAGCAATGGGTTTATCTGACCTTTAACTCATTTTATGATGGGAATCAGATTTGATTTTTGAAAAGCCAAGTTGACTGAAAGCTTGCTAAATCAAGTTTTGGTTCTCAGTATACTCCGCAAAACTCAAATCGAATCGGCGGGATTCCCGCCGATTTAGTCATTGGTACTAATAACTGATGACCAATGACTTGAATTGCCGTGAAATAATTAAGTTGGATTCCTATAATTTTTTGAGGCGATCGCTTCATTAGTAACTGTGGCGGAAGCTTGCCTGTTGTTAAGCCCCAACTCTTGGAGTCGAGAGTAATCTTTCACCTAGAAATGGGGAAATTTCCGTACTTGATACTTTGCTGACTCCACTACTGAATAAAATTCTCTCAGTGCTTGGATGAATTTATCTTTAATAGCCTGCAAATCTGCTTGGGGTAAGGCTTTCCACGGCTCCAGTGTTGCCCAAAAAATGATGAGGGTAACTTCTGTGTGGTCATTGAGGCTAATCTAAACCTCTTTAGTGAGAAATTTAGGATATTCAGCCAGCCCTATTGTCCAAATTTGTGCGTCCTTCTGAATAAAATTTTCCCTTAAATTCGGGACAACCTTAAACTTGAGTCGTTCTCTAAGCACACCCTGTGATCTCTGTGTTTGCTAATTTGCCAAAATAGAGATGTAGGCTAGAATAACCACGCTTTTAGCATAGCTTGATTGCCTACACTCACGAGCAAGGGTCAGCTGGTTTGAAATAAGTAAGAGGAAGGAACTATGGACAGCAACAACTGGTTGCAACAGTTAATGATGGTGGGTCTTGGCACAACGTCTTTAGTAGGAGAAAAACTGCGCCAAGTCAGCGATGATTTAGTTAAAGACGGTAAGCTCAATCCTGAGCAAGCCAAGGCGGTAATAGATGATATTGCTCAACAATTAAAGTCGGAGCAGGGAAACTTCGATGTCCAAATGCAACGGCAAATGCGAAATATGATGCAAGATTTGGGGGTAGCTCGCCAGTCGGAAGTGGACGAACTGCGCGGTAGAATTGATCGTTTAGAGCGTCAATTGCGCGATTTAGAAAATAAGCTTTGGCGTTAGGATGTCCTTTCTGATTTAAACTAAATGTGTCCTGTTGGTAATGTTTTTGCCAGGATACCTAAGTAAGGAGAACTGATTTTGAAAGCAATTTTCCTCAGCGTGGCGTTCATGCTGGCGTGTGTTGTACTTTTGGCTGTAGGGCAAGTAGGCAGTAAACAGAATACTGCCATTGCTGCCGAGTTAACCCAAACGCTGCCAGCGCCCACAACTTTAACTGAAAATAATACTCTAATTGCGAGTAATACTATGTCTGATGCTAATGCCGCAACTACCCCCTCGTCTGGTGATAATGTCGTAACTACCCCCTCTGGATTAAAGTATGTCGAGTTAAAAGAGGGGACTGGGGCGACTCCTCAACCTGGACAAACGGTTGAAGTTCACTATGTCGGCACTCTAGAAAATGGTACTAAGTTTGATAGTTCACGCGATCGCGGCCAACCCTTCAGCTTTAAAATTGGCGTTGGACAGGTAATCAAAGGTTGGGACGAAGGACTTAGCACCATGAAAGTAGGCGGTCGTCGTCAGTTAATCATCCCCTCTGAGTTAGGCTATGGCGCTCGTGGTGCTGGTGGCGTGATTCCACCCAACGCTACTCTGCTGTTTGATGTGGAATTGCTTGGAGTTAAGTAGAAACTAGGGCATTGGGAATTGGGAATTGGTTTCTCCCAATCCCAGCCCCTAATTCAATAGCTAAATTTTTAAATTTTGAAACTTTGTAAACTGTGGATTGAACAAAAGTTTCGCAGTACCTGTAGGCCCGTTGCGGTGTTTAGCTATAATTACTTCTGCAATGCCGCGATCGGGAGTATCGGGAGAGTAATATTCGTCACGGTACAGCATTATAACTAAATCGGCATCTTGTTCAATGGAATTGTGAACAACAATATTATTTGCAACAAAATTATGCAGACCAGGAACCGTAAGATCAAAAACTTCTTCCTCGCCGCTATATTCAATTGAAAGTATCTCGTCCCAATAAACATCACTTTTGGCAAGAGTAACCAGTTTAGATGATTGAACAACTTTGCCGACTTTTAAAGCTCTTTCCCGACTTAAATTTACTTTGTAAAGAGTAGAGCCACAAAACGAAACTCCAATGGAGGCTTGTAAGATCCGTGTGGTGAAGCCAATACCTTGCATCGCAGGTACAACCTCCATTTTCCAAACATCCTTCGGAATTATATCTCTATTAGGGTTGTGAATACTGTTTTCAAGGTGTTGGAAAATATCTTGGAGTGAACGTAGCTTATATTCTCCAACTGCTCCAACATGAATAATAAACAACTGGAGATCAGGCTTACCAGTGATTATTACATGATATTGATTTCTGCCTTTCCCAACTTGAGGAACTGCCCTGAGTGTTGCGTTAATGCCAAGTCTTAATAAAAGTGTCTGTATATCAAAAGCTAGTCTCTGACTACTCGTTGCATAATATGCAATAGGTCTTAATTTTTTTCCTGCAACCAATTTTATACAGCCATCTGTACTCCAAAGGTGTCTTAGAAAGCAACCTATTAACTCTTGAGGTTGTGAGAACAATTCTTGAGGTACAAATTTTTCATAAGACCTTAAACCAAAAACACCGAGAGAGTCTAGCCATTTGGCTATTGGATTTCTCACACGATGAGTTAGATGTTGTGCTGCGGATA
It includes:
- a CDS encoding fasciclin domain-containing protein; its protein translation is MANIVDTAANNGSFNTLVAAIQAAGLVDTLKGPGPFTVFAPTDEAFNKLPAGTVDALLQDIPKLTKILTYHVVSGKVLAADVVKLKTATTVEGSDVKIDASNGVKINDATVAAADVAADNGVIHVIDTVLIPA
- a CDS encoding ISL3 family transposase gives rise to the protein MVNKKDIKILTELLGLENVKVISHRLHDGIGIILQTESKISNSICPKCGTKSHKLHQNHRYIVKDLPFGDKPVFLEINRRQFKCDKCKKPFSEDLDFVRRKRTYTKRLAHKIIQEVLENDIHSIASKGILTTEEIERILKDASEQLSDSKPLNLKRLGIDEIALVKGKGHYCAVLVDLDTSNLIAILGDVYDGLRLRTQKVIGETLTQWGIEVLEQIEEVSIDLWQGYKNLIIELMPNAQVIADRFHVMTQINKELDTQRKREKRNVEELIKKTKLAEKKAEYEQILLGLKSSKYPLLKNEDNLSEEQLNKLIQVKNISPILKVMHEIKEKFRKIFDNTNDWYTGVFKLGMWLSKAKKYFPKSNNTIIRWFDEVIAYFDNGTNSGVVEGINNKLKLIKRSCYGFRNFENFRVRCLLNWHSFY
- a CDS encoding 2TM domain-containing protein; amino-acid sequence: MTYDSEDVQKILQIALARKQEGGFSREQLREMASDLGISSDILEATENKWLAEEEEERLRRTFNTFRRRTFRANLVSFVAVNLFLILLNLITSPSYFWAIFPVLGWGLGLFFHWWSVYQSKSDGYEIAFQNWRAKI
- a CDS encoding phasin family protein — translated: MDSNNWLQQLMMVGLGTTSLVGEKLRQVSDDLVKDGKLNPEQAKAVIDDIAQQLKSEQGNFDVQMQRQMRNMMQDLGVARQSEVDELRGRIDRLERQLRDLENKLWR
- a CDS encoding FKBP-type peptidyl-prolyl cis-trans isomerase, which gives rise to MKAIFLSVAFMLACVVLLAVGQVGSKQNTAIAAELTQTLPAPTTLTENNTLIASNTMSDANAATTPSSGDNVVTTPSGLKYVELKEGTGATPQPGQTVEVHYVGTLENGTKFDSSRDRGQPFSFKIGVGQVIKGWDEGLSTMKVGGRRQLIIPSELGYGARGAGGVIPPNATLLFDVELLGVK